AGATGCATCTTGGATCGTTAAGGCTTGTTTGCTTTTCAGCAGATACAACAGTTGTATTCTCTCTTTATCTGATGCTGTTTTCTGTTGTCCTAGCAGCTTTTTTAGCTCTTCTTCACTTTCAGTAATATTTAGCTTGTACACTCCTGACATCTTTTTTTCCTAACCCTTCTTTTCTTTTATATCATCTGTAGTCTCCTCTTAGAGATTTGGTATTAAAGGCGATCGCGATCAATCTCTATAGTTCTATCAAGAACTACTCAAAATCTACCAAACTAGCCATACAGGCTACATGATCGCAGAATATACCCGCCTACTCGAAGCGATCGCCTCTTGAATTTACAAGCCATTGCCAATCAAGATAAAAGAAGCCCAATAGTAGGGATGACTGAGGTTATTGGCGACATCATTGGGAATTCCTTGGCGAATGCGTTGCTCGATCGCTACCATCTGCCCTCTACTACCAGCAACATTTTTGTAATCTCCTGTAATCAAGGCTATTTGAGCTTGACGGAGGGCTTCGGCTTTGGTGATGGCGTTATTGGCGAGAGTAGCATAGAAGGTATTCATTAGGGCTTGCGTACCACTGTCATTAACTTTCCAGAGGGAGGCGATCGCGGCTCTTGCGCCTGTGGTTTGCATCAAGTAGCCGAAACCGAGGATTTCTGCACCTGTGCCGAAGTTGCCGCCTACGCCTGTCTCGCAAGCACTGAGAACGAAGAGGTCTACTTTTTTGAGGGAACCAAATGCACCTTCTTTAATATCGGTAAGGGAAATGCGATCGCCGTTGCCAAACAGAATGAATGATTTTTCGGGTTGACCTTTGAGGAAGGCGGCATGGGTGGCGAAATGGACGATCGCATAGTCATCCATTTTCGGTTTGGTGGCTTTGAAGCTGAAGCCTTCATCGCGAAGTTGGGTAGTTTCAGAAATAGTTTCCGCGAGTTTGCTTACTTCCATTTCGGCGTATGGTAAACCCGCAAAGTTGAACTGCTCGTCACCGACCGCAAAGTTATGTTTTTTGCCAGAGGTGGTATAGGCTCCTGCGAGGACAGATAGCTCGCGTTGGGGTTTGGTGTTGAGGTCGGTGAGGCTGGCGGCGGTGATATTGTTAACGCGATAGCGTTGGGTTAGCCATTGTTTGCCGTCATGGAGTGCGGCGAGGGGAATGTAGCGTAGTTGTCCATCTGGGGCATAGATGATGGTTTTGGTGTTGGCGGTATTGAGGTCTTTTTCGATGGGTTTAATCAGCCAGTCATAGAGTTTTTGGGCGGGTTTGGTTGCGTCAGTGCGGGGATTTTCGAGAGCAGAACGGAAGTCAATGATGGTTTGGTTGAGTTCTTTGCTGGTGACGTTGACGGTGCGGCGGATCGGTGGGGAGTAGGGGGTGACGAGGACTAGTTCGAGGCGGTTTTCGAGGATTAATGGATAGAGGAGGACTGCCTCTTGTTGGAGGTTACGAAGGTTGTCTTGTAGGGCGTTGAATTCGCTGAGTCTGCCTAATAGGTCTTGTTGGTTGAAGGCGATCGCTTCTAGTTTTTTTAGTAGTATTTTTACTTCGTTGCTGTCTATAAATTTGATAAATTCTTTGACCAGTTCAGTTTGCTGTTGGTCGAGTTGAGCGATGCGTTGCTCTTGAGCGATCGTGCGTTCTTTTGGTTTGATGCGGCGGAGTTCAGTGAGTTCTTTGCCGATGGCTACGGCTTGGTCAATGAGTTTTTGATAGCCTTGGTTGATTTGTTGTTCAGGTGGGAGGTTTTCGATGCCGCGCTCAGTGTCAGAGTTGCTACGCACACCACGTAAAAAATCTTCTAGTTCCTGCACTTTGAGCAAATCAAGAACTCGCTGAGCCTCTAGAACACGGTTTTTCTGAAGTAGTAAATCAGCTAGGTGTCGATAAGTATCAGAGACCTTCGCTGTATAGGATTCTTGTAATGTTCTTGGTAATTTCGATAAATCTTTACGAATTGTTTCAGTAACATTAACAGATTGCTTGAAAAACAGAATTGCTAACTCTATTTGATTTTGCTTTTCTAGTACTCTCCCAATATCATTTAAGGATTTGATTTCATCTTCACGATTGCCAATTTCTTTACGAATAATCAAACTTTGCTGGTATGAGTTAAGAGCACAAATATAGTCATAACGGTTTTCACATTCAATTCCTCTATTGCTAATTCCAAATGCTTCTTTATCCCTTGCTCCAGATTCATGAAAGAATTGTATAAATTTTTCCGTGTCGATCTTACCGAGAGCGCTTAGTACAATCAGCTCAAGATCTCTATTACCATTCTCTCTGGCTATAGCAAGACTTTGTTTCCAGTATAAAGCCGCTTGTTCTACATTTTCGGAAATATTTCCTAGTCTTAATAAAACTAATGCTTCATCACTTCTATCTTCAAGTTGTTTTACTATTTTTAAACTTTCTTGATAAGACAGAGACATTTGCTTGCGATCTCCAAGTTGTCCATATAAGTCACCAATATCCATCCAAATTCTTCCCTGTTCTCTTAAATCCAGAATTTCTTGAGAAATCTTCAAGCTTTGCTGTAATATCTCAATTGCCTTGGTGTATTTAGCCTGATTATGATACTCATTTGCTAAAGCTCTAAGGGCTTGTGATTCTGTACGACGATCACCTACCCTTCGAGAAACTATTAAACTCTGTTCATATGACTTAATTGCATTATTAGAATTCCCTTGTCCACTATAAACACTACCAGTTGCATATAAAGCCAAGGATTCCATATCAGGATTATTAATTTGTCTTGCAGTAGATAAGCCTTCTTCACAATAGCTAAGAGCTTGCTTATACTCTGACAAATTAGAATATGCAAAGCAAATATTACTTAAAGTCAGGCTGACTTGAATTAGATTATTAGATTTTCGATAAGCAGATAGAGCTTGCAACCATAATTCCACTGCTCCTTGATAATTCCCAGCTTTGTACATTTGCCTCCCCTGTCTATACAAATCATCTTCTACAGCTAAAGAGATTTGAGTGGGTTTTTCAGCTATGAAAGTTTTTGCTTTTACATGCTCAGTTTGTTGTAAAAGAGAAACAATAAAAAATGTAATTGTTAATAGAATTTTAAAATATTGTTTTTTCAAATACTGCATAAGGACTCAATAATTAGCTGTATAAAATTATAATTTAAAATACGATTGAAGGTTTTTGACTATAAGGATCGCATACAAGCCCCCAAAAGGGAAAGGTAAAAAGGAAAAAGTCTGATTGTTTTACAAGTGATCGCATTCATCTAGTTCAACATTAGGCACTTTCGCTAACACCTTCTGAAACGCATCCCAATTAACATGCTTAGCCTTCTCTTCTAAATAGTCTCTAGTTGACCACAACGCAATCTGTGACGACAAAGCAATAGTCACTAATCCTTCTATAGAAATTTGCTCCTTTTCCGCAAAACGCTCCAATTGTTGATATAAAACATCAGGAATATTAGCACTAATTTTCATGTATCAATTTCTCCAACTACTTGTAAAAAATGTATCATTTTCCTGAAAATATTGATGTTTAGATCTTTACCTGTTCCATCGCCAAATTCAGATCCTCAAGAACTCCCAAAAAACTTGCCCACTCCCGCAAATAACCAACATCCAACAAATCCCCCTGCACCTTCAAAATCCCCAACACATCGCGCCATTGCTTCTCAGAAACACTTTGCAACCTCCATTTCAGCTTATTTAAAACCACATCCTCAGCCGAAGCATAAAATAACACCTGACCATCCCATACCTCGATCGCCTGTTTTCTTTCAAACTGAATCAAATCAAACGTACTCTCTCCCGCAATCATCAAATCCGCACGGGCGATCGACTCCATTTGAATCACTTGTAAAATCTTTGACTCACCCGACCGCACCTCATCCAAACCCGCAATATAAAATCCAGCCTTCTCTAGCTCCATTACCAAACTATCAAGCTGTGACAAAGAAATAGCCAACACCAGATCGATACCTCTGGTCGTGCGCGGCTCCCCATACATCACCGCCGAAGCCCCCCCCGTAATGTAATAGTCAATTTGCAACGGCATTAACAAATTGTGCAACTGCACCGCAATTTCTAACGGGTTTTGTATCCACATACTTTCAGAACCTGATGGCATAAAATCTGGAGGGCAATCCTCTTGTAACCAAGCCTGAGCAACCTTACGCGCATAATTATTTTGAGATAAAGAACTAAACCTTAACTTCAAGCCGCGCAAAGATATCTGTCTAGTTCTTTTCGTCAATACCGATGCTATCTGCAAGCGCTCAACATTCGATCGCTGTCTCAATTGCTGAAACTCAAAGATATCCATAGCCAAACTCGTATCCTCAGCTTGAGGACAATAGGCGATCGAGTTTACTAATTGATCTAATATGGGCATCTGAGCTACTTAAAAATCTAAACAACTTGAAAAGTAATCGACAAAGCCGCAATTTCTGAAGTATACACTTGTTTACCCTGAGTCTGCTTTGTCCGTGAAGATTTTGCATCCGTGAGATCCGTTAACAACGCATCCACACTCTCCAAAGCTGGCACATTAGAGCGCTCAGAAACTATCTTAATCGCATTTCTGAGAGGTGATTTGCTTGCTACAACTAAGGCTTCACCAGTTCCCTTTGCTTTGGTTCGATAGACAAAATCATCCGTTGCAGGATCGGGAATTAACTTCGACATTCCTGCTCTTAGCTTGATGGAGTCTTCTAATGCACTAGGCACTGGATAGAGATTAGTGATATCACCAGAAGAATTAATCACCAAAATCGCCAGATATAAATCCTCAGTTCCCGAATTTGTCACCTGAAACTGAAACGCAGAACCAAGGGGAATTGAGCGATCGCTTTTTGGTTCAGCCTCCGCACTACTGCGAATCGTAAACGCTTGTCCCACTAGCGCATCCAACTGCCCCTCAATCTGCATCTTCGCCGCAAAACTAAGCTCTGATTGCCTCGCGTTCAAGGTCAATTTCATCAACCTTGCTGCTAACAAAGATTTTAACTTGGGAATTAAGCGATCGCTTGCATCCTTCATCGACTCCCCCACGTTGCCAAAGGAATCAGGAATGATCTCATCAATACTCGGCGTAAATAAACCAATACTATCCAAGGGTGGAATCTTGCGAGGTTTCTTACTAGTTTTAGCAATTTTTTCTAATTGGCTACGATAGGCAAAAGTCATCCGACTGAGAATATACTGCACCTCCATTCCATAAAGCACTTGCGGCGATTGATAGCGCACTGCCACGATCCGCTTACCTTGCTGAATTTCCGCTTCCGCAATTCCCATATTCTTACCCAAGGATGGATCGAGTCCGATCGCTAATTGCCAATTTACAGGCAAATTCCGCAATGTTTCCCGCAAGCGATCGCCTACTTGAGCAGTTCCATTTAATATTCCCTTAGCTTGTAATCCTTGCCGCGATGACATTTTCACATTGCCAGTAATCTTGTTACTTGCATCCCATACATCAAACTGAAAACTCACACCTTTTTTCAGACAATCGCGTTCCACTCCTCCCAACCAAAATTCTACTTGATCGCCATTTACCGCCGTAATCACTGCTTCGGCAGTCGGCAAGGCAGGAGGTAAGAAATAAATCGGTTGCTTTTGGAGATCGCCTGATTTTTGAAAATCCGCAAAAGGAACTTGGTCAGAGGTAATCGCGTTAATACTAGGAATCAGATTCGCGATCGCGCGATCGGTTTCGATAGTCTTATTCTCGGTCTGATGCCATAGCGATTGGGTGAGTAGATAGGTAAACAGCCCCGCATGAAAATCATCAAAGGAATAATCGATCGCCTTTTGTTGAGCCTGTGCTGCTGCAATCACAATCCCTTTCGCGACACCTTGACTGCGTAACTGCGCTAAGCGATCGCGTGTTAAATTCAATTTACGCATCCATTGTTCTTGAAATTCTAATTCCGCAGGGAGCGTTGGTAGATCAAAATTTAAGCCTGCGCGAGTATCTTCCACTGAACGAATGCGAACATTACCGCGAGTACCGCCCCCTGAATAGCAACTATCCAGCACCGTTGTTACGTTATCTGTCTTCAATGCTGACAGTAATAAAAATAGCGATCGCCCCATAATTCCTGAACTTTCACGCGGGTCATAGGTGACAAAGGAGGTATTCAAATCGATGGTTGCGCCGTTCGCTCCTCTAATCGGATCGGGATCGGTAACGCGATCGCCATGTCCTGAAAAGTGAAACACCACTACATCATCAGGTTGCGCTTGTTTAATCAGATGCTCTTCAAAAGCGGTCAAAATATTATGGCGGGTTGGCTTTTGGGTTGTGTCGTTGGTGAGGGTCAGCACGTCATTAGGATTAAATCCAAATCGATTCACCAGTAAGGCTTTTTGCAGTTCCACATCGGTAGTGCAACCCTTGAGATCGGCATAGCTAGGAATTGGATAAGCATTAATCCCCACCAAAAGCGCTAGTTTACGCCCCTTGGTGCTAGACAATGCTCTTGCATAGCGATCGCTTTGTTGCCATATCGGTAATGTAGAGATGCCAAGGGTGGCGAGAAAGGAACTGCTGAACTTTAAAAACTGACGGCGATCGTGTGACATAGTTTGATTCTCTTTAGCTGAAAGTTTGAGATAGCTTCGACTACGCTCAGCTATCGTAACGTTGACTGAGCGTAGTCGAAGTCAATGTTATAAACCATTACCAATCAAAATAAAAGCAGCCCAGTAATAGGGATGACTGATTTTAGTGGGCGCGGTGGATGATGTTGACCTTGGACGCGCCTCAATCGACACAATACCTCGCGTCTCGCCCAAACCTTCATAATTATCCGTAATCATGGCAACCTGAGCCTGCCTTAATGCCTCCACATTTGAGACTTTGCCTGTTTTTACCGCAGTATAAAAAGCATCCATGAGTTTCTCTGTACCAACATCGGATACCTTCCAAAGCGTGGCGATCGACATTCTTGCTCCTGCGGCTTGGATTTGATAGCCTAAACCCAGAATCTCGACACCGTTGCCTAACTTGCTGCCAAGTCCAGACTGACAGGCGCTCAACACCACTAGATCGACATTGGTTAACGCCCACTTGCGAATATCGGTAATTGTCGCTGTTTCGCCATCGCCAAAGAGAATGAAGGAATCTTTGGGGTCGCCAGTGGAGAGTTGTCCGTGGGTGGCTAGGTGGAGAATGGTGTAGGAGTTGGAGTTGGTGGTGGTTAGTTCTTTAGTGAAAGCAGTTTCGATGAAGGTGGCAGTATTAGGAAAGCGATCGGCGATTTTTTTGACTTCGCTGAGGGTGGCGGGAAGTCCTGAGAATCCTTGTTTACTGACGTTGCCAAAGGCTCCTGCAAAGATCTTGGGTGTGGCGATTGGTGGTTTATTAAACTTAGTGAGAGAAGCTGCGGTGATGTTGTTGACGCGATATTTTTCGACTAGCCATTGTTTGCCATCATGGAGAGCAGCGAGGGGAATATAGCGCAACTGTCCATCGGGGGCATAGATGATCGTGTCGATTTTCAATTCTGCTAGTTCTGTTTCAAAGGGTTTGATTAGCCATGTATACATTTGCTGGGCAGGTTTTTGAATATCTTGCGAACTCGCATCTCTAAGTCCTGCTAGAAAATTCGTAATCTCTTGATTGAGTTTTTCGCGCTTGATGTTGATGGTGCGGCGGATTGGTGTGGTTTTGGCGGTGATGAGAATTAGTTCGAGGCGATCTTCGAGAATCAGGGGATAGAGGAGGACAGCGTTGGGATATTTGTTGAGAATGTCGGTGCGGAGATTTTGAAAGTTGTTGGTAATATTGACGTTTTGTTGTTTTTCCTTGAGGCGGAGTTCATCGACTAGTTTTTGAACGGGATCGCTGTCGAGAAAGGCGATGAATTGATTTTGTTGTTCTTGTTCGGATTTGACGAGTTTATTCAGTCTTTCTTGTTCGGCGGCGGTGATGTTATTGGCAAGTTTGCGCTTTTGCAGGTCATCGAGTTCGAGGGCAAGGGCGATGAAGGTTTTTTCTTGAGTTCGCAGTTCTGTTCCTTGTTCGGTTTGACTGCTGCGGGTGGGGGTGCGGAGGTATTCGTTGAGTTCTTCGACTTTGAGGAGGTCGAGGACTTGTTGGGCTTCGAGGATGCGGTCTTGTTTGAGCAATAGGTCGGCAAGGTTGCGATAGGTATCTTCGACTGTGGCTAAGTAGGATTTTTGGAGGTCTTTATCAAGTTTGTTGATGTCTTTGCGGATCGCTTCGCGGACGTTGATCGATTGTTTGTAAAAGAGAATCGCGAGTTCGGGGCGTTTTGCTTTGGATAATACATCTCCTAGATCTGCGAGAGCATAACCTTCGACATTTCTATCGCCGATCTCTCTAGCAATGGTCAATGCTTGCTGATAAGGAATCATTGCTTCTCGATCGCGACATAGTCCTCTATAAGCATTACCCAAACCATGCAGACCATTCATTTCACCCCAACGGTCTTTGATTTCCCGCGCGATCGCTATGCTTTGCAGGTGGAACTCGATCGTTTTGTCATATTTGCTGAGGGAATCGTAAGCGATTCCCAGATTTCCCAGCGAATTTCCCCCACCGAGACATTCTTTGCTTTCCACCACGGCTAAGCTTTGCAGATCGATCACGATCATGCCACCGTATCGAGAATCGTAAGCGATTCCTAAATTTCCCAGCCTTCCCAGTGCTGCTCCCTCACCGCTACGGTCTTTGATTTCCCGCGCGATCTCTAAGCTTTGCAGTTGATACTCGAGAGCTTTGTCATACTTGCCGAGGGAGTAGTAAGCGCTTCCCAGACCTCCCAGCGCCTGTCCCTCACCGCCACGGTCTTTGATTTCCCGCGCGATTTCTAAGCTTTGCAGTTGGAACTCGATCGCTTTGTCATATTTGCCGAGGTTATAGTAAGCGTTTCCTATACCTCCTAATGCCCATAGCTCTCCTTGCCTAAATTTAATTTCGCGATAGATATTCAGTGCTTGTTGATATGCCTGTAACGCAAACTCAAACTGACCGATTCTTCTTTGCTGAGTCCCTTGATTAATCAGCCGATCTGCTTCTGCTTTGCGGTCTTGAGTTGTTTGCGCCTGAGCCGTCATCAAACCCAAATCAGGCGGCGACACCATGCCAAAAACCCCACTCAAAGCCACAAACATCAACGCATAAAACCGTGAAGCCATAACAATATCCAAGGGAAAAGGAAAAAGTTTAAGAAGCAGTTGTTTGATTGTATATTGGCGATCATAATTTTACTAGTTTAACTTTGAGATCCCCGATTTTTTCTGTCCTTGTTACAAACCATTACCAATCATAATAAAAGGTGCCCAGTAGTAGGGATGAGTGAGTTTTGTTGGAGCAGAACTTGGCTTGGCTCGGAGACGAGGTTCAACGGATACGAACTCGCCCCTTGGTTCGCCTAATGCTTCGTAATTGCCAGTAATCAGCGCTACCTGTGCCTGTCGCAATGCTTCAGCATGGGAGACTTTGCCTGTTTTGATGGCGGTATAAAAGGCGCTCATTAATTGCTGTGTGCCACCATCGGAGACTGTCCACAATGAGGCGATCGCCGCTCTTACTTTTGCCCGTTGTAACTGATAGCCAAAGCCTAAGATTTCAATCCCGTTACCGAGGTTGCCACCAAGAGCAGTTTGGCAAGCGCTGAGGACTACGAGTGTTACGTTGGGTAAGTCCCATTCGGATACTTCGCGGAGGTTAATGCGATCGCCGTTGCCGAGCAGGATGAATGAGTTATCGGGTGAACCTTCGACAAAGGCGGCATGGGTAGCAAGATGGATGATGTTGCTGGTTTTCATTTTAGACAGAACTTCAGCCAGACTGAATTCGTTGTCTATGAGTTTGACGGTATTGGGAATGGTTTGAGCGAGGTCGGTGACTTCTTTACCTGCGAAGGGAAGTCCAGTAAAGTTATAGCTTTTGTCATTGACGGTGAAGCTATATTTCCCTTTCTCAAAGGCTCCTGCGAGGACTTGGGATTGTTGGTTGGGGTTGGGGTCGAGGTTGGTGAGGCTGACGGCGGTGACGTTGTTGATGAGGTAGCGTTCGACTAACCATTGTTTGCCATCATGGAGGGCTGCGAGAGGGACATAGCGCATTTGTCCATCGGGTGCGTAGACGATCGTTTGGATTTTGGCGGCTTTGAGATCGGGTTCGATGGGAGCAATTAGTTTTTTGTATAGTTCATTGGCAGTAGTTTCGATATTGGGGCTTTGGGCTTCGAGTTGTTGGCGGAAGGTTTTGATTTCGGCTTGGAGTTCAGTTTGTTTGATATTGACGCTACGATGGATCGGTGGTTGGTTGGGGATAAAGAGTACGAGTTCGATGCGGTTATCAAGGATTAATGGATAGAAGAGAGCAGTTCCTTGTCCGAGGCGTTGGACTCTGGCGCTGAGGTCTTTGTATGCATTGAGATTAGTGTTTTGTTTGGCGGCGGTTTGTTGGAGTTGGGTGATTAGGGTTTTGGTGCTGTCGCTTTGGAGGTGGGCGGTGAGTTGTTGGTTAACTTGTTGTTGAATTTGTTCGATTTCGTTGAGGCGTTGTTGTTGTCTGGGGGTGAGGGTTTGTAATTTTCGCAGTTCGGTGAGTTCGCTGCCTAGTTTGACGGCGCGATCTTGGATGGTGTTGTATTCGTCTAGGAATTTTTGCTCTTGGGGTAGCAATTCTACTCCGAGGGCAGTGCGATCGTTCCCTTTTACATCTTTTAGGAAATCTTGAAGGTCTTGGACTTTTAGGAGGTCTAGTACTTGTAGTGCTTCCATTACTCGATCTTTTTCGAGTAGGAGATCTGCTAGGCGACGATATACATCTATTACCGTATTTCGATAAGATAGTTGTTCTTCTTTACTAAGTGTACGTATGTCTTGGCGAATAGTTTCGTAGGTATTGATGGCTTGTTTGTAGAAAATGATCGCGTGAGTCGGTTGTTCTAAATCTTTAAAAGAAAATCCCAGATTATTAAAAGACTTTGCTTCTCCATCGCGATTGCCGATTTGCTTTGTGATAGTTAAGGATTGCTGAAAGAAATCAATAGCTTTTTGGTACTGACCGAGATTTCTGTATGCGACACCCAGATTAATGAGAGACCCTGCTTCCCCATAGCGATTGCCGAATTGATTCAAGATTGCTATGGATTGCTGAAAGAAATCAATCGCCTTTTGGTACTGTCCGAGATTGATGTATGCAGAACCCAGATTATTGAGAGATGCTGCTTCACCATTGCGAGCACCGATTTGTCTTCGGATGGCTAAGGATTGCTGATAGAAATCAATTGCTTTTTGGTACTGTCCAAGACTTTTGTATGCAGAACCCAGATTATTGAGAGACCTTGCTTCCCCATCTTGATCGCCGATTTGTTGTTGGATGGCTAAAGATTGCTGATAGAAATCAATCGCTTTTTGATATTGTCCGAGATTGTTGTATGCATCACCCAGATTATTCAGAGAGGTTGCCTCACCATTGCGATCACCGATTTGTCTTCGGATGGCTAAAGATTGCTGAGAGAATTCAATTCCTTTCTGGTACTGTCCGAGATTGTCGTATGCAGCACCCAGATTATTCAGAGAGGTTGCTTCACCATTGCGATCACCGATTTGCTTTGTGATGACTAAGGATTGCTGATAGAAAACAATTGCTTTCTGGTACTGTCCGAGATTGTTGTATACTTTACCCAGATTATTGAGAGAGGCTGCTTCACCTTTGCGATCACCAATTTGCTGTTGGATGGCTAAGGATTTCTGAAAGAAGTCAATCGCTTTCTGGAATTGTCCAAGACTTTTATATGCACCACCCAGATTATTGAGAGACGTTGCTTCACCCTCACGATCTTCGATTTGCTGTTGGATGGCTAAGGATTGCTGAAAGAAATCAATCGCCATCAAGTACTGTCCGAGATTTACGTATGCAAGTCCCAAATTATTGAGAGAAGGTGCTTCCCCGTCGCGATCGCCGATTTGCTTTGTGATGACTAAAGATTGCCGATAGAAATCAATTGCTTTCTGGTACTGACCGAGATAGTTGTATGCAAGTCCCAAATTATTGAGAGATGTTGCTTCCCCCTCGCGATCACTGATTTGCCGACGAATGGCTAAAGATTGCAAATAGAAATCAATCGCTTTCTGGTACTGCCCGAGATCTTTGTATGCAGCCCCCAGATTATTGATAGATACTGCTTCCCCCTCGCGATCACTGATTTGCTGTTGGATGGCTAAGGATTGCTGAAAGAAATCAATCGCCTTCTGGTACTGTCCGAAACTACTGTATGTATTACCCAGATTATTGATAGATGTTGCCTCCCTTTTACGATCGCCGATTTGCTTTGTGATGACTAAGGATTGCTGA
This portion of the Pseudanabaena sp. ABRG5-3 genome encodes:
- a CDS encoding CHAT domain-containing protein; the encoded protein is MASRFYALMFVALSGVFGMVSPPDLGLMTAQAQTTQDRKAEADRLINQGTQQRRIGQFEFALQAYQQALNIYREIKFRQGELWALGGIGNAYYNLGKYDKAIEFQLQSLEIAREIKDRGGEGQALGGLGSAYYSLGKYDKALEYQLQSLEIAREIKDRSGEGAALGRLGNLGIAYDSRYGGMIVIDLQSLAVVESKECLGGGNSLGNLGIAYDSLSKYDKTIEFHLQSIAIAREIKDRWGEMNGLHGLGNAYRGLCRDREAMIPYQQALTIAREIGDRNVEGYALADLGDVLSKAKRPELAILFYKQSINVREAIRKDINKLDKDLQKSYLATVEDTYRNLADLLLKQDRILEAQQVLDLLKVEELNEYLRTPTRSSQTEQGTELRTQEKTFIALALELDDLQKRKLANNITAAEQERLNKLVKSEQEQQNQFIAFLDSDPVQKLVDELRLKEKQQNVNITNNFQNLRTDILNKYPNAVLLYPLILEDRLELILITAKTTPIRRTINIKREKLNQEITNFLAGLRDASSQDIQKPAQQMYTWLIKPFETELAELKIDTIIYAPDGQLRYIPLAALHDGKQWLVEKYRVNNITAASLTKFNKPPIATPKIFAGAFGNVSKQGFSGLPATLSEVKKIADRFPNTATFIETAFTKELTTTNSNSYTILHLATHGQLSTGDPKDSFILFGDGETATITDIRKWALTNVDLVVLSACQSGLGSKLGNGVEILGLGYQIQAAGARMSIATLWKVSDVGTEKLMDAFYTAVKTGKVSNVEALRQAQVAMITDNYEGLGETRGIVSIEARPRSTSSTAPTKISHPYYWAAFILIGNGL
- a CDS encoding CHAT domain-containing protein — its product is MRYQVFGLAVIAALWVGVPLFGSVESVQAQTVQDRKAQADRLRKQGAELYQTSRYREAIPVLESALIIYREIKDREGEAISINNLGAAYKNLGQFQKAIDFFQQSLVITKQIGDRKREATSINNLGNTYSSFGQYQKAIDFFQQSLAIQQQISDREGEAVSINNLGAAYKDLGQYQKAIDFYLQSLAIRRQISDREGEATSLNNLGLAYNYLGQYQKAIDFYRQSLVITKQIGDRDGEAPSLNNLGLAYVNLGQYLMAIDFFQQSLAIQQQIEDREGEATSLNNLGGAYKSLGQFQKAIDFFQKSLAIQQQIGDRKGEAASLNNLGKVYNNLGQYQKAIVFYQQSLVITKQIGDRNGEATSLNNLGAAYDNLGQYQKGIEFSQQSLAIRRQIGDRNGEATSLNNLGDAYNNLGQYQKAIDFYQQSLAIQQQIGDQDGEARSLNNLGSAYKSLGQYQKAIDFYQQSLAIRRQIGARNGEAASLNNLGSAYINLGQYQKAIDFFQQSIAILNQFGNRYGEAGSLINLGVAYRNLGQYQKAIDFFQQSLTITKQIGNRDGEAKSFNNLGFSFKDLEQPTHAIIFYKQAINTYETIRQDIRTLSKEEQLSYRNTVIDVYRRLADLLLEKDRVMEALQVLDLLKVQDLQDFLKDVKGNDRTALGVELLPQEQKFLDEYNTIQDRAVKLGSELTELRKLQTLTPRQQQRLNEIEQIQQQVNQQLTAHLQSDSTKTLITQLQQTAAKQNTNLNAYKDLSARVQRLGQGTALFYPLILDNRIELVLFIPNQPPIHRSVNIKQTELQAEIKTFRQQLEAQSPNIETTANELYKKLIAPIEPDLKAAKIQTIVYAPDGQMRYVPLAALHDGKQWLVERYLINNVTAVSLTNLDPNPNQQSQVLAGAFEKGKYSFTVNDKSYNFTGLPFAGKEVTDLAQTIPNTVKLIDNEFSLAEVLSKMKTSNIIHLATHAAFVEGSPDNSFILLGNGDRINLREVSEWDLPNVTLVVLSACQTALGGNLGNGIEILGFGYQLQRAKVRAAIASLWTVSDGGTQQLMSAFYTAIKTGKVSHAEALRQAQVALITGNYEALGEPRGEFVSVEPRLRAKPSSAPTKLTHPYYWAPFIMIGNGL
- a CDS encoding caspase family protein, producing the protein MSHDRRQFLKFSSSFLATLGISTLPIWQQSDRYARALSSTKGRKLALLVGINAYPIPSYADLKGCTTDVELQKALLVNRFGFNPNDVLTLTNDTTQKPTRHNILTAFEEHLIKQAQPDDVVVFHFSGHGDRVTDPDPIRGANGATIDLNTSFVTYDPRESSGIMGRSLFLLLSALKTDNVTTVLDSCYSGGGTRGNVRIRSVEDTRAGLNFDLPTLPAELEFQEQWMRKLNLTRDRLAQLRSQGVAKGIVIAAAQAQQKAIDYSFDDFHAGLFTYLLTQSLWHQTENKTIETDRAIANLIPSINAITSDQVPFADFQKSGDLQKQPIYFLPPALPTAEAVITAVNGDQVEFWLGGVERDCLKKGVSFQFDVWDASNKITGNVKMSSRQGLQAKGILNGTAQVGDRLRETLRNLPVNWQLAIGLDPSLGKNMGIAEAEIQQGKRIVAVRYQSPQVLYGMEVQYILSRMTFAYRSQLEKIAKTSKKPRKIPPLDSIGLFTPSIDEIIPDSFGNVGESMKDASDRLIPKLKSLLAARLMKLTLNARQSELSFAAKMQIEGQLDALVGQAFTIRSSAEAEPKSDRSIPLGSAFQFQVTNSGTEDLYLAILVINSSGDITNLYPVPSALEDSIKLRAGMSKLIPDPATDDFVYRTKAKGTGEALVVASKSPLRNAIKIVSERSNVPALESVDALLTDLTDAKSSRTKQTQGKQVYTSEIAALSITFQVV
- a CDS encoding CHAT domain-containing protein gives rise to the protein MYKAGNYQGAVELWLQALSAYRKSNNLIQVSLTLSNICFAYSNLSEYKQALSYCEEGLSTARQINNPDMESLALYATGSVYSGQGNSNNAIKSYEQSLIVSRRVGDRRTESQALRALANEYHNQAKYTKAIEILQQSLKISQEILDLREQGRIWMDIGDLYGQLGDRKQMSLSYQESLKIVKQLEDRSDEALVLLRLGNISENVEQAALYWKQSLAIARENGNRDLELIVLSALGKIDTEKFIQFFHESGARDKEAFGISNRGIECENRYDYICALNSYQQSLIIRKEIGNREDEIKSLNDIGRVLEKQNQIELAILFFKQSVNVTETIRKDLSKLPRTLQESYTAKVSDTYRHLADLLLQKNRVLEAQRVLDLLKVQELEDFLRGVRSNSDTERGIENLPPEQQINQGYQKLIDQAVAIGKELTELRRIKPKERTIAQEQRIAQLDQQQTELVKEFIKFIDSNEVKILLKKLEAIAFNQQDLLGRLSEFNALQDNLRNLQQEAVLLYPLILENRLELVLVTPYSPPIRRTVNVTSKELNQTIIDFRSALENPRTDATKPAQKLYDWLIKPIEKDLNTANTKTIIYAPDGQLRYIPLAALHDGKQWLTQRYRVNNITAASLTDLNTKPQRELSVLAGAYTTSGKKHNFAVGDEQFNFAGLPYAEMEVSKLAETISETTQLRDEGFSFKATKPKMDDYAIVHFATHAAFLKGQPEKSFILFGNGDRISLTDIKEGAFGSLKKVDLFVLSACETGVGGNFGTGAEILGFGYLMQTTGARAAIASLWKVNDSGTQALMNTFYATLANNAITKAEALRQAQIALITGDYKNVAGSRGQMVAIEQRIRQGIPNDVANNLSHPYYWASFILIGNGL